The window CTAACTGCTCTTTTGACAAAAATGCGATAACAACTAATAATATCCCTCaaaatttcatttgtttgttgacttataaacaataaaaaaatgcaaaaggggTTTTGTCTTCTATCATAGAACATGGATATGCAGGTAAAAAGCAAATCTAAAGGGTGAATAAAATAACTACGAGCATTTCAAAAGCGTGTTGCGAGTCCTACTTGCACTTAGTTTCTTGACTCTTGACATGGTCTCTTTCTAGAAACTAATCaatgatcaagaacacaaaagcCCAAAATAGAATCCTTAAGTTATATGTTTGCTATGCAGAGCCATGTCTAGAAgcataagaaaaaaagacagtTTAATTAATGggtttatgatataaaatgATAAACAGTATAGTatgttgaaaaaaagaaagataaacagTATGTTTATAATagtgttattattattcttttaaattaattactacGGAGTACAACAATTTTATAGATGAAAAAACACTAACAATGTCAGACTATTTAGGTTTCATCGTTTGATCAACATTTGAAGTAGCATGAACTCTCTTGATGACACTACAAAAATAAGTTGAATTAAATCACTTAAATTGTATCACAAACCTAAGTGATATTATTTTGAATCTCTTATGTATaaatgagacaaatataaatgatatagCATTGTAATTGATGTTATCAGTAAATAGTTTGGCATCAattcaataaattaatacaaaTCTATATTGATTtgcatcatttttaaaatattgatacaaaTCTACATATTTACATCAATAAATAATCGTTGTATTTTCTAGTTTGTTATAAGCATCGCTtataaaatgatacaaaataaaacatcaattaaataaaagatacaAATTACTATCAATAATAAACTGATGTTAATTAGCActgattcaataaaataaaatgataataattaaCACTGATTCCAATATATAGATAAAGGTTTCTACATTTTTCCATAACAAATGGCTCACCAGTCACCAAGTGATTTGTCTGATTCCGCAGTCTAAGACTAGAGGGAGAAACTTCAGAGATTTGATGGTGCTTTATAAAACACATATAACAAAGTTTCAATTAGAATTCTGTAAATTGAAATTGAGAAGCGAACTGATTTGTTTAAGTTAAGAAACGGACCAGCTATAACTAAATGGGCCAAATTTTGAAACTGGAAAGCTGATTAGGCTTAGTAAAATATGGGCTAAAgcaataattaacaaaatacaattGGATTTTATTATCAATTTTAAACTTCTCCGATACTCGcatgattttagttttaatttgagCACTGGATTTTTTTCAAAGTTACAACTTATCATATAATCCCtaattatttctttgtttgctttgttACCATAATTTTCGATTTGCTCCATAAATATTATCTTGTTTTCATGAGATACACGATATTTTCCAAGTTTGAACTATATATTTTAGATGGTTTAAATCCAGACGAACAATAGGATGAGACGAGATGCTCATGTATCACATGTGTACGCACCAAGtccaaacacacacatatatcgTAGTCATACATACCTAATAATTGTCtcgtttgatcaaaaaaaaaaaaaaacctaataattGTGTCATGACATATACGAAAAACAATAGCCGATCGTTAGTGATGAGATCACTTTTTGGATTATATGTAttgtaaattaaacaaaatcgGAAGATACAGCCAATTATTTTCAACAAGTGTGTAGCTTCACATATACAATCGGAAGATTAAGACAGCCAatagtgatttttattttatttttgttaatgatGTTTATatttcgttttcatatttatgcCTGTGACATACATAAAGTTAAGATTGAAATCGTAAAGACACACACAAGaccaactttttatatatatttataataataggatataaaaagggaaaaagattaAAGAGATAACATATGCCTTATTATTCAATCATAGTAATACAAGTGTACAATATATCAAAAATGCAAGGAAAAAGCAATTAAACTAAATTGACACTAAATGTTTTCTTGACCACATATGTAATAAATACAAGAAAATCTTTAAGATACACACCATCATGTTTTTATAAACGTTTTGCGTTCGTACaataaactttaatatatacttttcaCATATACtgccatcaaatttttttaagaaaaatcattGATCATTTGAAATACTGTCCTTTTTATATGAATAGTgctttaatataaaaattgaatcatTTGAAATACTGTCCTTTTATATGAATAGTgctttaatataaaaaaaacaataattgatTATTATGAATTTCTGTCGTCCTTTTATATAGCGAAAATGTTTAACTGAGGAAGGTTTTAATAGACTTCTAAATAATGATAACCCTAAGATTTGATCATCTATGTTTTATGCAAAGAAAAAACCatcaatataacaattttttcaaGTTTACCTTGGCTTGCAAAAATACAAGTCgatgatttaatatataattttttattcaataaagtTAACAGTGACATTGGTGACTGctggttaattttttaaaatttgacatatattttttacatgttaaaattaaacctttaaaaaatgTCATTTCACTTGATTCTAGTTCTAAACAAATGATTGTAGTAATCAAATCGGAGATTCCTCAGATAGAAGTCTAGAATTCTTCACGATATCCTAATTATATTCTCttgttttcataaaattagCTTCTCCTTTATTTCTAGGAAGTTTAATAGTTAAGCTGATGCATTAGCAAATTAAAGACAACTCTTTTATCGTTTGTACCAAATCAGGTATAAGTTTATTATGAAATGAAAATTGTATTTtcactcccaaaaaaaaaaagagtacaaaaccccaaaataacTAATCAAATAACATACCGTACATAATACTTATAATTGCATCTCAAAATGAACCAAAACCATCAACCAAAAAGCTCTCTTAAATGTGTGTTTGTCTTTCTTATTAAATTACAAATCCAAATAGGTGTTTTTCTCGAAATAGGGAAATACAACTACTAGTAATTAGTATGTTTATAatcatagttttgtttaaaaatattgattataatactataaacaaaccATATCTCAAAAACAATTGGAATAATTAAAGTGAAGACAAAATCAtgataacataaacataatcaatcatataattataacaaaacACACACCAATACATGACAAAGTATACAACTCATATATATgccccaaatatatatatatatatatatataaagttgataTTTATCCTTCCAACCAATCAAAGATGCATGTACTATAATTACATCATCAcaccaacccaaaaaaacaaaaagctaaacttaaaaaaaaaaacaaaaaaggaggggcaacaataataataagagatactaatccttaattaattttattaatcaataCATATTGATATCATTAGCCATGATGGGTTGGTTAGAGTAAACCGAACCACCCCAATGATTAACACCACTCATCATATCATCGTAATATCCGTCAATCCCAACCGTACGATCATCGAAACCACAGCCGTCGATCTGGTCAACACCAAATCCTGCACCGTTGGATTGAACGAGATCAACGATCTCGTTCAAAGACTGGAGCCTGGTGCTAAGCTCAGACATCTGAGCGGTGAGAACAGAGTTCTCGGCTTGGATCTTCATGTAAAGCTGAGATGTCACGGTGAGGCTGTTCAAGATCTGACGGTTGTCGTTCGACAGCTGATTGATCTGAGCCGTTAGATCGTCAACGTGTTTTTGTTTACGCATCCTTGACCTACGTGCAGACTCACGGTTCGACAGCATTCTTTTACGTTTTCGCTCGTCGACGGTGACGACGGAGTCTGAAGATGGGTTGTTATTACCGCCGTCGGAAGAGCTAGAGCTCCGGTACGTGCTGCTTGATGACgccattgatattttttttaaaacaagaaaacttacaaaaatTACAAAGGACAGAtcttaatggttttttttttacgttgtctgaaaattaatgaatattgtatgtaaTTTTAACTTTATGATTTAGATTTGGAGTTTGTAACAATTCATGAAACGTTGTAAAACCAGTAGAGGAAGACGACGGAGAAAGATTGAACGAGATGGGTTCTACGGCGGAGAGCAGATTTAACCGTGAGCCCAGAGAGCAGGATTTCGCAGAGAACCGGAGTCATCAGTTTCCGAACATCAAAGActtggtttttatggttttacggtctgaatatgtttttttgtgttctgATGATGAcagaacagagaaagaagaaaatattaaaacagagGAGAGGTAATGAAGATGTTTTGTTGTGGAGAAGATgcaaaaaacagaggagatggaagataaataaagattttgttaaggaGATAAGGAAGAGAAGATGTGTGAAGGGGAAAGAGGTTTTTGATGAAGGGTCTGTTGTGGATTATATAGAAACCAAATCTCAAGTATCTCATCCACTTGTGTATTGTTTTTTAGGAAATAATGGATGGTGGAAAGCTGGAATACGCGCCCATCGTTTTATTACAAtttattaattgtatttttttttttattgtgtagGTCAGTAGGtggttgctttttttttctttggtaaatGATATACCGTACTTTGATAGTGGTAAGACtgtattaaattttgaatggtGTAATGGATTAATGATATGTTGTACGGTGGACAAATAGGTAGGTTAAACTTGACCAGATAATCAAGATTATTATTAGGACAAAAACAGTCAAAGTCTTGAAAATTGCATCTTTATTAGTAGAAAACTACATAGTATAATCTTTAATGTAATATTTGTTAGTACCATAATTCTCAGTCAATGGTTTTGAGTACATTATTAGTAGTGAATCAAAAGTGATATTAAGCATATATCTAGGGCAATTTTATTTAAAGCATTTTGTGAAATATGTTTAGAGtggttttaaatttgatttttcaatattttaaatcggtattttatttgtttgggtatttgtttacattttaaaaaagtgaATAAAGTAATTTTCGTTGAAAAAAATGTGacagtaattttttaaaaattgaaatatgtATAGTGATATAACTCATATAATACattaaaagaattttatatgacaatacatttatatttaagtttaaaatccgagtttaaaataatttcagaaCAATAATTTACACATAAATATACTATATTCGTAAAATTAAATCTTTTACGGTATATATCAATGCTACGAGGATGCTTGACATATTCCATAATATTGCTTCcagtttaaaataaaagaataaatgaaCGACCTCGTCTTGTATAGTTGAGCACCATCTTATCATCAAAAGTAAAGatatgtttttctcttttgaattttttttaatgtaatcgTATTCCTTGCTTCCCATTTAAACTACAGTTTTGAAGGAAAACACTCTGATATGTttcttaatcatatatatatatatatttgggttgAAAGTCatgtatatttttaactaaaattgatTATCTATACAGTATTTGTAAATATGAAGcttactataaaaaaattatggaggCGGAGAGATAAAAAATGACCTCCTATATGtctagagaaaataaaaaacactcaaaGATAATTTAtgattaatcatatatatttgaatctATAATTTTTGGTTGGTAGATTAatacacaaattaataaaagcGTGTAGTTTAATACCcttattttaataaatgataaacTATTTAAATTGAAACAACAAGGATAttaacataaaatattaaattataactcataccacatattttttattcaaatggGAATAGCTAGTACTCGACCATATTATTAATCgaaaatacaatttaaaatatttcgtcatattaatttgattaagtCTTTCCTcttatagtttatttaatttatttttgtgtctGCACTGTGCGCTGACCCGAATCCTAGTAACTTATAAAAG is drawn from Camelina sativa cultivar DH55 chromosome 1, Cs, whole genome shotgun sequence and contains these coding sequences:
- the LOC104700200 gene encoding bZIP transcription factor 2; its protein translation is MASSSSTYRSSSSSDGGNNNPSSDSVVTVDERKRKRMLSNRESARRSRMRKQKHVDDLTAQINQLSNDNRQILNSLTVTSQLYMKIQAENSVLTAQMSELSTRLQSLNEIVDLVQSNGAGFGVDQIDGCGFDDRTVGIDGYYDDMMSGVNHWGGSVYSNQPIMANDINMY